From a region of the Tenggerimyces flavus genome:
- a CDS encoding zinc-binding dehydrogenase yields MRAVRFYGRRDVRMDQVEDLGSPKPGWVRLKVDACGICGTDLEGYVNGPDDREYAGKGILTLGHEGAGTVVETGEGVSLAIGQRVAVEGHLFCRECFYCLRGDYALCVRLKSLGQGADGGLAEEMLAPEYMCLPYADSLEPHHAALAEPTSVAVRAVRRGRLAAGETVVVVGGGTIGLLLLQIVRLRGAARVVVVEPVASRRELALRLGADQAVAPDDAQATLDELTSGVGADVAFEAGGSPAAAKAAVELVRKGGRTVLLGVTGGSLELPLLRFLLTEKEVIASLSHTYDVDFPEALRLLESGQVVAEPLITDRIGLDQVVSHGFEALLAEPAAHLKVLVVP; encoded by the coding sequence ATGCGAGCCGTTCGCTTCTATGGACGACGTGACGTCCGGATGGACCAGGTCGAAGACCTCGGTAGCCCCAAGCCCGGATGGGTCCGGCTCAAGGTCGACGCGTGCGGGATCTGCGGCACCGACCTGGAGGGGTACGTCAACGGCCCCGATGACCGGGAGTACGCCGGCAAGGGGATCTTGACGCTCGGCCACGAGGGCGCCGGCACCGTCGTCGAGACCGGCGAGGGCGTCTCGCTCGCGATCGGCCAGCGCGTCGCGGTCGAAGGGCACCTGTTCTGCCGCGAGTGCTTCTACTGCCTGCGTGGCGACTACGCGTTGTGCGTCCGGCTCAAGTCGCTCGGCCAGGGCGCCGACGGCGGGCTGGCCGAGGAGATGCTCGCGCCGGAGTACATGTGCCTGCCGTACGCCGACTCGCTCGAGCCCCACCACGCGGCCCTCGCCGAGCCCACCTCCGTCGCCGTCCGAGCCGTACGCCGCGGCAGGCTGGCGGCGGGGGAGACCGTCGTGGTCGTCGGCGGCGGCACGATTGGCCTTCTGCTGTTGCAGATCGTGCGTCTCCGCGGCGCCGCCCGCGTCGTGGTGGTCGAGCCCGTCGCGTCCCGTCGCGAGCTGGCGCTCAGGCTCGGCGCGGACCAGGCAGTCGCACCCGACGATGCCCAGGCCACGTTGGACGAGCTCACCAGCGGCGTGGGCGCGGACGTCGCGTTCGAGGCCGGCGGCAGCCCCGCGGCGGCGAAGGCAGCGGTCGAGCTCGTACGCAAGGGCGGCCGCACCGTCCTGCTCGGCGTCACCGGCGGCTCGCTCGAGCTCCCGCTGCTCCGGTTTCTTCTTACGGAGAAGGAAGTTATCGCCTCGCTGTCGCACACGTATGACGTGGACTTCCCCGAAGCCCTGCGCCTGCTGGAGTCCGGACAGGTCGTCGCGGAACCCCTGATCACCGACCGAATCGGTCTCGATCAGGTCGTCTCGCACGGCTTCGAGGCACTGCTTGCCGAGCCGGCTGCCCACCTCAAGGTGCTCGTCGTTCCCTGA